The DNA region aatataattacatgtatcaaaaataaacttaaaaaacaaactacatattcatccttcacccacaatattgccttttcgatatttgtcaacgttgtagacccgtgtaacaatctgttaaataggtgcttgcacgaaaaagaaccccttgctgatctacattttcattaacgcatacaaagaaaaaatatattttgatttatttttgaatttcttttgatgtaaaaaatagagaagaaattggttcttagtctctctttatgcctgtttgttaacggttaatccaagttcattttaaatatccttttgtaatttaaaaaatgcgatgtagatttttttcatgcaatatttcggataaagcaatgaagagttgtttcttaaaattttattagaccatacaATTataaatgctaacattgaaaattgtgcccgatttctttcttttttttaaggtaaaactttattgatttaaaaaatgattctttgagacaaacaaattgacataatcaataagagtttgacaatctctaactgcaggtctgtagcttttagtcagaaaaagaatcggatggacgacctaggacacagatcgtccatccgaatttcttgaaaattgccattattttcgtacgcggacgcaatactcaccgagagcgcatatatactaagagattcattggcgcttgcgttcgataaaaatgcgtgtaaaacgtttgccaatggtctttttaccttcgtactgggcataaccacagtcccactctgtgaataaaatgcagcgaatcaaactagagacaacgtgttaagatctgtatttgcttataaacatgtagtatcatcgtgcaaaatgcactgttcaattataattttttttaactttacttgtaaaattcaacatctgtttcgtatttttttctcacaatttatttcttacatagttacgttttttatttagtgattgacacttttcagactttatatgtgatttcaaagagacagagtgtcatgtctcaaggactgttaatctcttaaaacaacattgtgcaattattagagtttcatttcttggacatcaaagactcattgagtttatttaattattttatatctgtgaacctttcactcagcttacttatatcattacctgtcaattgcaatttatactcattgttaagattcttataaatagttatgtacaattttcaatgtgcagtctggaatacgacggccagccccggccacgtccgactctcccagagtcttgaatccggaggccacttctggccatatccgacttgtttgtaacatgtccgtctgttaaattgttatttataatgttgccatcgttgagtctcgtccaataatgtggaatcctgcatcaattgcctgtttatttctctggaactgtatactggtggaccttcgggaatacggcaaacctacccttcgttttagcttacggcccacagcgcgccctaaccttttaccttatacactttacgccaacatttcctcacccggttcgtactgcacacgaccgatgcagatccagacgaattctctatcaccgtaaaatctacgcggtcacagaaatataatactttgtttctcagtgtttacacatctaatattgtactatggtcagctatcaattttttgtaatacgtcacaagtatgacgcagctacgacggaaaacctaatcgttgcttgcaacgagctcgtctctagtttctttcaattttaattccccGTTCTTGTTGCATCTCGAGCTCTAAACTGGTTttgatttgttcagttcctcaAGTATCATTAAATAAGAGGAAATAATTACGTTTTATTTATAGGGCAGTCTTAGAAGAAAAAACCAAATTGTCTTATTTTACGGTACACGTGGGATTTTGAAGGcttgttattttttaacatcaaaaAAATCTTTCGGTCAAAATGTCCTCTCTTCAAATTTATATCATGTATGGACtattgaaaattcaaatgacaTTAATAATTCAGCTCAAATTTCCATATAAACACATAGGAAAAATTACTTAAATGAATCTTAACCACTGGAAATACGcgttaataaaatcaaaacacacaGAACAAATTACAAAACTTGTAGTGCATTTACAACTGTcagaaaaatttatatatattaaaacaaaatctacATTTACAGCGACTTTAAATTTACTTGTGctcagataatttttttttactaatatcTTTGTTGGCTTTCATAGCTTTGTCTATTTTTCGTTATGTATTTGTTTAAAAGTcaatgttttatattaaatgcCAAAATTTGCGATGTATTGGTTTCTTGTACGTTTCTTTTCCATCTTGATCTACAATTGACATAGAGAAAGACAGCATGACTACATGTGCAAACATATgcaaaagagagataactctcgattatatttaatatttcctGTCCTCAGAAATCGAGTCCTCGGTTATCTCTACCTGAAATAGCATCAATTATCAACTCCCAATAGCAACCACATTTACTAGTATAACATGATACTAAAATAGCTAGAATACAATGAAAATCGATGCATCGTGGTAATTCATTAATTACTTGTTGCTATCAACATCTTAAATCCAACACCCTTTATGCTACTTCTATTCAGAAAAATACTGTTTAACATTGAATCGAAGCAATGCATCCAAGATGGCATGTTCAAAAGTAAATGGTTTGCGGTTGAAACATCaaattcaaattgtaaaatggTTGTATTGCTGGTATAAAGTTATTGGTCACATTTTTTTACCACTATAGATAAATGTGGACCTTTTGTGCCAACAgatgaaatgaatattttaaaacaaggaTTCAACaaagtatatttctttttagattttggagctgttttgtatataaaaaaaaataacctcgTATTAACGAATTATTGGTGTTTAGTGGCACAAAGCACAAAGAGTAGATCTCATTATAAAAACACATACAGAAAaacattaaagaaattaaaaataaacatatcttTATGCAAATGGTTGTATGATAAGACTTTCAATAAATgaacatgaaaatattttacgtaaTACAAATATGTAAATACACAATTCCAGGTACAGCCATGAATAATTATTAGCCCATCTccaatataataattaaaacccTGTTTTTGATATTTTCCGAAGATTACATTACTTTTCAAATAAACATTAAGCACTTAGTGTTTAAACGGTTACAGTCCGTCAAAGCATTTATCGCCAAAAAAAAcaactgattttatttttacaagaatGATAAATAACAACAATTCCATACAATGTACACTGTGTTTCATTGGTATATATAGGTTTTGATTTCACGAAAAATAGAGGATTATACAAAACCTCAACGATCTGAAAACACtggttttcaataaaaaataagtattcCATCATAAAAATAAGACTGTCAATGTTATTTACAAAGTATTACAGTCCGTATGTGATTCCCCAGAAATTGTCTCATATACTCTAGATCCGTTGCAATGAttcaaattacattgtaaaaaacTGAAAGTGCCATCATCCTGACATGTCTTCAAATAAcacaaactttattttaaaaaaataataaaactgcGATAGTGTTAATTGTACTTATAtgcattttattcaaaatatagatgTATACTGTATCTTTATTACTCAATGGAGTAAGTGTTTTACTCAGGATGCGCTTTTGTCATGTAAAAATCGAAGGTTTATTATAttcgaaaaaatatttttatatatgagaTAGATATACCCACTACATACACCTTTTTTAAAACGTTCTTTGAATGGAGTTAAACATCAACACATAGgagtgaaaatatttttcagcaGACCCATTAtagcaaaaattataaaaaaaaaaaaaaaaaagatttgggCAATCTGTTACTcttattttttaaggaaaatatctcttaaaacaaaatcGTATTCAAACATTCTCCCTTAAGAATTTTttacagaacttgtttaaatcCAATATGATGTACAATGCCTTCCTGACTACGATAACAATTAAAAACGAAATGTCTACATACTAGCGTTTCTGTAATAGTTTCCAATTCATtgccgcgttagcgggttatgtaaattttccttgcaatgatcgctaccttcgtAACCTGCATGATTCATCCAAAAAAGCATTCTATTGCGTATATCTACATCTTTCCTTTTACTAAATGATAAGCTAAGTAAaacaaaagtaagtaaaataaactaaattactgttaatgtacatcagtatgttgaataaaagaaaaagccAGATCGTCTCCTTTTGGAATTTGAGTGTGGCATTATTATAACTATTTCGCGCAGTTCGTGAATTTTCTGAGGTTGCAATTCAGGAATTACAataagttttcgtaagaaatagagggaatcatactcggcaGATGTCAATCAAAAAGACTATATTACTTTTTTCCTAAATATGCGACCAGAATTCCCGTAACtcttcaaaattaaacaaacaaagACTGTAAAATAGTTCTAATAGGCTTAATAAATAAACGTTAAAAACAGCGTTCAACGTGTAGAAATATCTAGggtattcaaaatatataacttagaggtaaatttttaaaaataaaaattacattatgTTTCATCAAATCAAACACAAGTTAAAAGGTCAGTtccttttttcattcatttcagTCTCCTCCTTTTTTGGTGGCCATATTTTGTTTCGAATCAAACAGCaaaaatatgatatcaaaatCCCTTCAAGAAGAAATTCAGCTATCTGTAAATAGACGAAACTTTTTACATACAAATAAATAAGTTCTTAtcgtaatcaattaaattatttaaaataataacaatttatTGATTGCCACAGTATCTCATAACTCTTACTTCGATACATACAAACTTACCCCCAAAGTCCCAATAGTCAGTAAGGTGGTCAGTACTAGGCTTATCTGACACTCTCCAATGTTAATAGTGCTTAGTTTCTTGATAGGGATCATACAGTTCTAAATGATGTCCAGTAATACAGttataacaaaagaaaacaacaaaccCATGGGCCAAATCGCTCACCTGGGCAACAATAGGTAACTTTTTTGACTTAAAAcactttatttaattaaaaaaagaaaaagaattgatatttagcaaagttaagtATAATGACTTTGTTTTGTAAGATTCAATACTTTATAGAGGGGTGgggtgaaatttttttttgcattgaataCGTAAACGACAAAAAAGGGGTCTCAGCTCTGTGAAGAAACAGAATTGTTAGCTGAGCtgtgtatcttgcttataactcgtTTGACACTCAAATAGtgttagtaaataaaaaaaatgtaaacaataaaaaacagaGGAAAATGCACAAAAACAAACATGTCTGATTAGACTGAATAGACTCGAGAAAATGCTAaacatcttaacaaaacacattgcatCAATCAACCAATGCGCAGAGATCATACCGaataacaaatttaatgaattcatctttCGTCTTTTGATGTGTTGCTAATGCATCAAATTTTGCGGATTCACCGAAGTCTCTTTGATTTGATAATTAAATACATGCGATACCTCCTCAAGTTAAAAGCATAATTGAGAAAAaggaaacgaaaatcaaaacaagcgaTAACCACCTTTCAATAAGGAtgttttgtgccaaatttggtttaaTTTGGGCAAGTGGCTTaaggaaaaaagttaaaaatgagaTATatttacggacggacagacggacggtgattaaaatatgatcagaaaagctcgcCTGAGCTTTCAGcgcaggtgagctaaaaagaacaTTGTTTGCAAAATATAGAGCTAATAAATTGTCCTTTTATGATATTCAAAGTATATTATCCATTACTGTTCCTATCAAACCCGAAgtgatttatatttatcagcaTTTTTTGTCATTAAGGTATAGcatattatatttttagaaattgcCAAAGAGCCatgcattattattatttacagaTCTGAATGTCCCAGGATTAACAGAGGAATGACAGGTGGTCGGTGCGCTTTCATAATCGTCCTCTGAGACACCATTGCAGCAGGTCTTTGGGATCTGGGAAGCCGTTGCCTGACAGGAACCTGATGTTGTACACCATGGAGTGCTGTCAAAGTCGTTGGTCGTTCCTGTGACTTGGTTTATAGCACAACAATCATACtggaatttcataaaaaaaattcagacaaaaggaacattcaaatttaaatcattgggtatatctttaaaatgagACTAACAAGGCTAATAGTATTTCTAGtgttgaagaaagcatcatggtTAAGTCAAAACGGTTGATAAAAATGATGGACGGCTTGAAAAAGAGACCTTAAGTTGGTCTAACGGGTGTAAAATACAGCATGCTTCTGTTGAACTAAAATCAGTTTATTGTGAAATATACAGATACCACTTTTCAAGGTTTTCACTGCATTGctatggtgggtttttttttttacctcgaTGAAGAACTTGTTCCAACTATCAGATATTGCATCGCCACTGGTAACATTATCCGATGTATAATTTTTCATGAGTAGAGTCAtcattgttgtttttatatgGGAATagttctatataaaaaaaacaaaataaaactttattggtaatttgataaacttttatttttagataaaaaaatggTGAAAACATGTGCgatgaatgtataaaaattgatgttatctcgatttttttcttttaaaataaagatatgttTAGAAGGTAACATCCATCGgaaatttatataattgttcTTCATTTTGTGACGAAAAACATGTTTACTATACACATTTATATGCACATTCATAGTCTAAtggtgtaaaaaaaatcattcgaACCGTGTCCGTTTGTCTTTCTTTGGAGTCAAGTACTTCTTTGTAGAACTTTATCGCTAGGCCTGAATATACAGCTGCCACAATTGCATACACAACTACAAGCTGTGAAACAAATATATCCAGCAACCAACACATTACATTTGTGTTTCTTGATATTTaccacaaaatatatatttccatACATATTCACTGCATACTTACTGCGATGCATATACCGAATTTCTTGTTTTTAGGAATCCACAAGAAATTCAATATCAGAAGGAAAATAATTCCATTTAGAACTAAGAATAATATGCCTAAAGTGCAGAGATTTGTTGACTTTTTCTTTATGTCGTCGTATTTACAGGGTGAGGTTTGGTCCACACCAAAAGAAACAAGCACTTTTTCTAGGTCACATGGTTTGGCTATTGAAATCTCTTTTGTAGACGATATTAGCACGATCGCTGCAACCTTTAGAGAgaaattttaa from Crassostrea angulata isolate pt1a10 chromosome 7, ASM2561291v2, whole genome shotgun sequence includes:
- the LOC128192071 gene encoding uncharacterized protein LOC128192071 translates to MNNKEQYFQQHNLTEDLYRNVATRTCHTLLALKGILLVAAIVLISSTKEISIAKPCDLEKVLVSFGVDQTSPCKYDDIKKKSTNLCTLGILFLVLNGIIFLLILNFLWIPKNKKFGICIALVVVYAIVAAVYSGLAIKFYKEVLDSKERQTDTNYSHIKTTMMTLLMKNYTSDNVTSGDAISDSWNKFFIEYDCCAINQVTGTTNDFDSTPWCTTSGSCQATASQIPKTCCNGVSEDDYESAPTTCHSSVNPGTFRSNCMIPIKKLSTINIGECQISLVLTTLLTIGTLGIAEFLLEGILISYFCCLIRNKIWPPKKEETEMNEKRN